Genomic window (Ananas comosus cultivar F153 linkage group 16, ASM154086v1, whole genome shotgun sequence):
ttttaaaaactCATATCTAAATCCATACCCGatcaaaaatctgaaacttaaAACCGGACTGAAAAATCTGAactcgaaataattatttctatttaccatagttaaaaaacacattatattaaatttaaaatttttaaatacaaatacaaatataacCTCGTGCCTTTTAGAAGCACTGATCCTTCTGTacttctaagttgttttcgatgttgagacttccgaattgatgattggtttcgttagacttgatttaaagtatttgaagtacctaaaaaataaatttcacaaattttcgatattatttacctagtgtttgaaagggctcaaaattagTGGCTGagaataaaatcttacaaaatatgatgatatgatactaaaaaaattttagattaaaaatattgattttgttttatatagtataaagaattttatatcaaaattttatataatttagatatgtttataccgttaaacttgcaaactgcTCACAAGGTTCATtataattgttaattttgagctcctttgatcattacgcaaataatattgaaaaaatataaattttattttctagatacttcaaatactctagttATTTCAGATTCAGATTTTTGGGTGAAGGATCAGCTGGATTCTGTTTATAATCGGGCCGAATAGGCTGGATcggatgggttgagtagagtaaccttttttttttttttgttggattagggtttggatatgaattttcaaaatccatctgatttcggattcggatttcgggttcgggttcggtcTCGAAAACCCGCCCCAATTCCCACCCGACATCATCCCCACTcttctcctcctcgtcgtcaAAACCCTCCGCTGCTCTCTTCGGCTTCTTCTACGTCCCTCACAAAAGCGAAGCTAAAAATACATGtcgagagcgagagcgagagcgagagcgagcgCTTCTGCTTCTCGGCGCCGCCGAACCGTTCCCATCTAGGGTTTCCCGTAAGctacccttctctctctctctctctctctctctctctctctcgcgcgcgcgcgcgcgcgcgcgcgtgctAATTTCTCCTACCTCAGCGTATTAGGGTTCTTTTTCGCGCTTTTCCGAGCACTGAGGCTCCAAAAATGTCgatttaagggttaatttctGCTTTTTTCGGCAATATTCTATCTAATACTTGTTGGGATATTACTTTTTATAGGAAAATAGTGGAGAAATCGAGGGATGACGTGGTTAGGGTTTTCGGTTTGGGGTTTTGGGGTATTTATGTGCGAATTGGTACTCAAATGATGCTTTGTTCCGTAAAGATCTGATTTTGCTGATTCTTTTGATTTACTACGTGTGTTATAAATATTAGCACATTGTGTTATATGGTTGCAAGTGAGGGATGTGGATGGATAATTCgagatgttttgtttttttaaaagatcTGAATTCTGCTAAGCCCTTTGCTTTGTGACATGCGATTCTCCCATTAAGTTGGGATACTAGTTCGTAATGTTGTTGTATTGTGTTGAAAACTTTGGAGGTAATTTAAGGTAAGTAATTGGGAATTTTTGAATTGACAAGAATGAATTGCTGACCATTTTCGTTAACATTTTCAGGTGAAGAGGGGAGTTGTGGCTACACTGTGTTAAATATGGCTCCGGCTGTGGAACGAAGAGAGCGATCTCGGAGGTCGCCACCACCTGCTCGATCTAATTCCCTGGAGAGGGAGCGCCGCTCGCCACGTAGAAGAAGCTCCCCTCGAAGAGAAAGATCGCCAAATCACCGAAGGGATAGATCGCCGGTTAGAACTAGCTCGTCCCATAGAGTGAGATCACCCCCGGTCAAAGAGAAGCTTCCAGAACGGGCTAGGTCGCCCAAACACCACCGTCCAAGATCGCCCGTGGGGAATGGTGCTTCCTCTCGGTCGCCGTCCCCTCGCACCAAACGGTTGAAACGGGCTCAATCTGAGAGAGAGGCGGAGCACCCTAGTAGGGAAGAGCGTGAGAAGGGGAAGAATAGAGAGCGGGGCGAGAGTAGGGATGGTTCAAGAGATAGGAGAGAGGATCGGGAAAAGAATGATGGTGGTGGGTTGGGGAGATTGTCGAGGCGTGACCGTTCAATCTCGCCAGAGGAGCATGGCAGAAAGGCTAGGCACGGGTCTCGCTCGCCCCCTAGGACATCCAAGGCTGGGGAACGTGACGAGGTGTCTGGTGATATCCAACCCTTTTTCAATCTTTCCATCCTTTGATATACATTTACTACCCTGTTTGGCTGTGAATCTAGTTTCAGCTGCAACCACATAGTAAAGTCTGGTTTTCGCTCCAATGGAAATCGGAAATGACATTTTGATCCacaaagcagaagctccaatttggagcttttgcttctaTTGCATAGAGTTGTTAGGGCATTTAATATTCAAGCAGTACTACATCGTATAACAAGGCCAAACAGGCAAAAGACTATGCTATAAAATGATTTGCCTATATGTTGTTCCCTGTGGTGGCATTGACAGGGCTAAAAAATTATTGCTGTTAATGGCATGGCATTGACATAGCATTGACATGGCTAAAAATTATTGCGAGGTTAATTCTTGTTGGCTTTGAAATAAACAACCTCCGTAATAATGGCTGTTCTACTATGTGCTCAAGGACTTTTCCTAACGTGCACCCTGTTATGTTAAATGGaggtttgcatttttttttcctttttccatgCTTTAGTGCCTGCTGGTCAATCTTCGTGATCATGGGATACCGGAAGCTCAACCTAAGGAAATAATTTAGCTTTGATGAGAACTCTTGACAAAACTGCATTTGAGTGTCATGATTAGATCTTGTCTGAAACTGTCTTAGACAATTAATGAAACAAAATTACATTTATTGTGTCAACCTACTTGCAGAAAATCTAACTCAGGCTACACTGTGATGTTTAGTTGTGAGATATGCAGTGTGTTATCACATTTTAGAACAAATTCAATGAGCTGTCCATCCATCTTAGTTTGTCTGGCAAagattttatatgtttttgggCTGTCGATTTCTTATTCATCGGTAAATCATGAGAAACGGAGTATACGTTTCCTCTTGCAGTTACCATAATTAGGTGCCTATAAGTTGAGATACATCGTGACTTGCAACATTATTGTAACATCATTTATTCCCCAGTTGTTATTGACTAGACCATGTAGTTAGTGTTAGCATTTTGGGATAATTTACTTTCATAACACTTGTCTAGATTGAAATCTGAAAGTTTCATAATGGTTTTCTTTCAGGCATCAAGGTCAAGAGACACTGTGGCAAATCGGTGAGCATTATGCCAATTAAATTTCTGCCTTCTTCCTCTAGTTTCCAAGTGTATTGTAATATCATGTTAGCGCATTGCTTATTGTTGTCACGAGGATCTTTTTGTACTTGAACACGTGCTTTTGCTGGTTATATTTGTTCTTCTTGCTTAGATACTAACTACCATCTTTTGGTTATTGGACAAATTCCAAGGTGGATATTAATATTATGTTGTGTTACCAAAAGCAAGGATGAGGAATCTTGTTTCTTTCGTATCAATCGGTTGTTATTACTTCTGGTACTTCTCGATCCAACTAACTAGTTACTTGGACAGTAGTGCATGAGTTACCAGTGTGATAGTATGGATTATGTGATACTTTCTAGTTTCCTTGGACCCTGTTTGGCTTGGGTTATGAAATAGCTCCTCTACTCCAGAACAGAAGAGGCTTAAAATACTGATATTGGGCTAACAAATAGTTTAGAGCTTTGCTGTTCTGAGAACCCAAATGAGATTTTAGGGGattttaaagaaatatataatttaattcttggaaatttttttttttttgttatgcaTGCTTGTAGCAAAAGATGAAATAACCAATCTGTAGTAAACAATTTCCTATAATGTAGTTTCTAAAATCTGTCAAGACGAATGATAATGTGATGAACGGGAAAGAATTATTGGGTTGCAGTCTCTAAGTTGTATAGATTCTCCCATGCCTACTCTAGTGATAGGAATTGAAGCTTGATTTTAGGTGTTCTAAATGGTTgcttcatagttcatagttaaTGTCTCAAATTTAAGTAAATTTCGGTCTGCATAGGAAACTATAGGAAACTCCTACTGAATTTTACTTTAACAAATTTCCACCTTTGTATACAAGTCAAGACAAGAAATCCAGTATCCAGATTTATTTCttgtttttcaatattatatTCCTGATATTCTTTTCCATCTTATATTGTCATTTAAGCCAATTATTACTCTAATGTAACATTATATATACCAAATATCCTGCTCAACCAGGGTTGGTGATAATGATTCTGTTACCAAGATGAATGCTGCTGCAGAAGCTCTGGAAGAAAAGGACAAGGTAATGCATGTTTCTTTCCACAAAATAACTAGCTGATCATACTTGTTGTATTGACGACTTGCTGAAAACAATTGATTTGAGTTGATATTCTTAGCAATGAAATCGTAAATCTATCGTAATTTGAAATGTTGGATTATACCTAGAATTATACTGTGTACAAAGCTGCTCGATAtgctatttataaaataaaatcatgaattTGTCTTGTTTTCCAAATGTTTCATTATTTATACTATGTAGAAAGCTGCTTTCCATGCTTTTCACCTCTAGATAAACAGACTGTTGTGTAATGTGTTAAATAGTTTTTTCTTCCCCTTTGCTAGGTGTTCAAGGGTCGTAAACAATGGTAGTAGTCCATATTAATGAGCTAAAATTCTGTACCCTGTTTGGTCTACCTGAGGAAGAAAAGATGTTCTCAAACTAGATCAGTTTCTACTTGCCTGTCTAAATTCGGTTGGTGCCAGGCAGATTGGGATATTACTTACCTGCTCAAATGCTAACATATTTAGTATCCAACACCGAGCAAGGTAATTATGTATAATTCAAGAGGGCTGGAAATTAGCTCTTGGGTGTGTAACGTATTAAAACATACAAAATATGTTTACGATTAAATTCCTAATTTAAAGGCTATATTAGAAGTTGTGCTGGATAAGATACTGTATTGCAAATCCAAACGGTGAGATACTGTATTACAAGTTTAAACAGTGTTAGTCTTTACTTGGTTGATGTAGAGTGTTGCACCATAAACAGCTTTCGGTCATGCCCCACATCATAATTTACCTTCAGTAATTGACAGGTGGTAAACTTCAATCTTGTTTTCTTAGTATAAGGATGCTTTCAATCAGTTGGACGATGTGTGGAAAGGCGAAGAAGTGGGCCCGAGTTCTCTGAAATTCGCAGTCCTCTTCATAGGTGATCATGGTTTGCTAGCTGTAAAAATTGAAAATCGCCTTCTTTAAATTTAGTTATCGGGAAATGTTTGCTCATTTTGTGAAGGAAGCACTTAGAAAACTGGTCGGAGAGGGGGAAAGTGGAGA
Coding sequences:
- the LOC109722255 gene encoding FHA domain-containing protein DDL-like isoform X2 — protein: MAPAVERRERSRRSPPPARSNSLERERRSPRRRSSPRRERSPNHRRDRSPVRTSSSHRVRSPPVKEKLPERARSPKHHRPRSPVGNGASSRSPSPRTKRLKRAQSEREAEHPSREEREKGKNRERGESRDGSRDRREDREKNDGGGLGRLSRRDRSISPEEHGRKARHGSRSPPRTSKAGERDEASRSRDTVANRVGDNDSVTKMNAAAEALEEKDKHKPSFELSGKLAEETNRVRGITLLFTEPPEARKPEIRWRLYVFKGGEVLNEPLYVHRQSCYLFGRERRIADIPTDHPSCSKQHAVLQYRLVEKEQLDGLMSKQVRPYLMDLDSTNGTFINPGVCVAA
- the LOC109722255 gene encoding FHA domain-containing protein DDL-like isoform X1 translates to MAPAVERRERSRRSPPPARSNSLERERRSPRRRSSPRRERSPNHRRDRSPVRTSSSHRVRSPPVKEKLPERARSPKHHRPRSPVGNGASSRSPSPRTKRLKRAQSEREAEHPSREEREKGKNRERGESRDGSRDRREDREKNDGGGLGRLSRRDRSISPEEHGRKARHGSRSPPRTSKAGERDEASRSRDTVANRVGDNDSVTKMNAAAEALEEKDKHKPSFELSGKLAEETNRVRGITLLFTEPPEARKPEIRWRLYVFKGGEVLNEPLYVHRQSCYLFGRERRIADIPTDHPSCSKQHAVLQYRLVEKEQLDGLMSKQVRPYLMDLDSTNGTFINDNRIEPRRYYELFEKDTVKFGNSSREYVLLHENSAG
- the LOC109722255 gene encoding FHA domain-containing protein DDL-like isoform X3, whose translation is MAPAVERRERSRRSPPPARSNSLERERRSPRRRSSPRRERSPNHRRDRSPVRTSSSHRVRSPPVKEKLPERARSPKHHRPRSPVGNGASSRSPSPRTKRLKRAQSEREAEHPSREEREKGKNRERGESRDGSRDRREDREKNDGGGLGRLSRRDRSISPEEHGRKARHGSRSPPRTSKAGERDEASRSRDTVANRVGDNDSVTKMNAAAEALEEKDKHKPSFELSGKLAEETNRVRGITLLFTEPPEARKPEIRWRLYVFKGGEVLNEPLYVHRQSCYLFGRERRIADIPTDHPSCSKQHAVLQYRLVEKEQLDGLMSKQPGVCVAA